ccgactctttgcgaccccatggactctagcctaccaggctcctctgtctatgggattttccaggcaatagtcctggactggactgccatttccttctccaggggatcttcctaactcggggactgaacccgggtctcccacattgtagacacatgctttaccatctgagccaccagggaagtctatggaACAGAATTTAATTATTGCCCTTCCCTGGATCTGAGTGCTGATAATTTATCAGACTAAAGACACATTCCAGAAATTCAGGACAATGGAGTGGGATGTTTACTGAACACTAGACAGAGGTCTCAGAGTTCTACACTGACTGCCTAGTAATTTCTACCTCAAAGCTATTCAAATTCAGaacaaagggacttccctggtggtacagtgggatAAGAATCtgtcagccaatgcaggggacatgagttcaatccctggtccaggaagattccatatgccatagAGTAATTAagcccatgccacaactactgagcctgtgtgccacaactactgaaatccacgtgccctagaacctgtgctctgcaacaagagaagccatcacaatgagaagcccatgcactgcaatgaagagtagccttctcttgccacaactagagagagcctgtgcaaagcaagaaagatccagcacaaccaaaaatgaaaattaattcatCAATTAATAAGAAATTCAGAACAAGGATGTGATGAGAGATTAGGGTCGGATTTCACAGCACTGGGGAGCTGAAGGGAGAGTCTGAAGGTAGCCCACAAGCTACTGCCAGCATTACCCTCGACCCTGCCAGGTGACCAACCtaccttctctcttcctccatcaCCCTCCACTCTCCACCACCAGCACCCTACTGTTCTGTCCACAAGATAAAGGCCACACTCCTGAGTTGGAAGATGCCTCATCTCCAAATTGGAACTGTCTATTCCAAAGCATCCTAACTATTGGGATTGGGAATAAGAAAGCAGAAAGGAGCAGATGAAGTACCTTGACAGGCTAAAGAGGAACTCCACAGCAGCCAAAAGACATGGGATGGTTCACTTGCTTCCAAGAAAGAACAGTCAAGAACaagatcaacaacaacaacattgccCTTGGGCAGTCCACTTGTGCAGCACATGCTGCCACCACCTTGACCCCTAAAGTGCCACAGGGACCTCCTAATCACAATCTACATGAAGGAAAGTAGACATGCTTTCCCAGAACCAGAAGTAAGGGAAAAGAGAGTGTTGTGAGCTGAATTGCATtgccccaaaattcatatgtggaaGACCTAAGCCCTCGCACctgagaatgtgactgtatttggagatgcaCATATgcatgctcattcatgtccagttctttgtgactccatggactgtagctctccaggctcctctgtccataggattctccttcCTTTGAAGAAGGTCGCCATTACCATCATTACTCCTGCCATAGTTTGGCCCAAACAACAGAGAGGGTACAagcccgcccatcaacagaaaattggattaaagatttactgagcatggtcccatccatcagaacaagacccagtttcccacacagtcagtccctcccatcaggaaacttccataagcctcttatccttatccatcagtgggcagacagaatgaaaaccacaaccacagaaaattaaccaaactgatcacatggaccacagccttaacTAACTCAATGAAACGATCAGTCATGTCATGTAGGGCCCCCCAAGACAGAagggatcatggtggagagttctgacaaaatatggtccactggagaagcaaatgtcaaaccacttcagtattcttgccttgagaaccccatgaacagtatgaaaaggcaaaaagatatgacactgaaagaactccccaggtcggtaggtggcccaatatgttactggagaagagtggagaaatagctccagaaagaataaagagatggaggcaaagcaaaaacaacacctggttgaggatgtgactggtgatggaagtaaagtctgatgctgtaaggaacaatattgcataggaacctggaatgttgggtccatgaatcaaggtaaactggagtggtcaaacaggagaatattgacattctagaaatcagtgaactaaaatggattggaaagggtgaacttaactcagatgaccatcatatctactactgtgggcaagaatcccttagaagaaatggagtagccctcatagtcaacaaaagagtccaaaatgcagtacttgggtataatctcaaaaacgacagaatgatctctgttcgtttccaaggcaaggcattcaatatcacagtaatccaagtctatgccccaacaccTAATGCCTAAGAAGCTGAATTGACTGGTTCTaggatgacctacaagaccttctagaactaacacacacacaaataaaaaaatgtccttttcatcatagcagactggaatgcaaaagtaggaagtcaagagatatctggagtaacaggcaagtttgtccttggagaacaaaatgaagcagggcaaaggctaaaagagttttgccaaaagaacacacaggtcatagcaaatgccctcttccaacaacacaagaaacgattctacacatggacatcaccagatggtcaataccaaaaccagattgattatattctttgcagctgaagatggagaagctcttatatagtcagcaaaaacaagactgggaattcactgtggctcagatcatgaactccttattgcaaaattcagacttaaattgaagaaagtaggggaaaacactagaccattcaggtatgagctaaatcaaatcccttacgattatacagtgcaatgacaaatagattcaagggattagatctgatagcgtgcctgaagaactgtggatggaggttcatgacattatacaggaggcagtaatcaagaccatctccaagaaaaagaaatgcaaaaaggcaaaacggttgtctgataaggccttacaaatagttgagaatagaagagaagctaaaggcaaagaaggaaaggaaagatatacccatctgaatgcagagttccaaggaatagcaaggagagataagaaagccatcctcagtgatcagtgcaaagaaatagaggaaaacaacagaatgggaaagactagagatctcttcaagaaaattagaagataccaagggaacatttcatgcaaagatgggtacaatagaggacagaaatggtatagacctaacagaagcagaaaatactaagaagaggtggcaagactacatggaagaactatacaaaacagataaccacgatgatgtgataactcacctagaaccagacctcctggagtgcaaagtcaagtgggccttaggaagcatcactgcaaacaaagctagtggaggtgatggaatcccagctgagctatttcaaatcctaaacgatgatgctatgaaagtgctgcactcaatatgccagcaaatttggaagtcagcagtggccacaggactggaaaagatcagtgttcatttcaatcccaaagaaaagcaatgccaaagactgtttgaactactgcacaattgcattcatctcacacactagcaaagtaatgctcaaaattctccaagctaggcttcaatagtacatgaactgagaacttccagatgttcaacatggatttagaaaggcagagaatCAGaggtaaaattgccaacatccactggatcatggaaaaagcaagagagttccagaaaaatatctacttctgctttattgactatgccaaagcctttaactgtgtggatcacaagaaactgtagaaaattcttacagaggtgggaataccaggccaccttacctgcctcctgagaaacctgtatgcaggtcaagaagcaacagttagaaccagacatggaacaacagactggttccatattgggaaaggagcaaggctgtatattgtcaccctgcttatttaacttatattcagagtacatcatgtgacatgctgggctggttgaagcacaagctggaatgaagattgccgggagaaataacaataacttcagatatgcagatgataccactctcgtggcagaaagcaaggaggaactaaagagccccttgatgaaagttaaagaggagagtgaaaaagctgacttaaaagtcaacattcaaaaatgaagatcaaggcacctagtcccatcacttcatgacaaatagatggggaaacaatggaaatagtgacagactttatattcttagactccaaaatcactgtagatggtgactgcagtcatgaaattaaaagacacttgctccttgggagaaaagttatgaccaacctagacaagttaataaaaagcagacattactttgtcaacacaggtctgtctagttaaagctatgatttttccagtagtcatgtatggatgtgagagttggaccataaagaatgctgagcatcaaagaattgatgcttttaaactgtagcgttggagaagactcttgatggtcccttggactgcaagatcaaaccagttaatcctaaaggaaatcagtcctgaatattcattggaaggactgatgctgaagctgaagctccaatactttggccacctgacgtgaagaactgactcattggaaaagaccctgatcctgggaaagattgaaggcaggaggagaagggaacgacagaggatgagatggttggatggcatcactgactggatggacatgagtttgagcaagctctgggagttggtgatggacagggaagcctggcgtgctgcagtccatggagttgcaaagagtcggacttgactgagtgactgaactgaactgaacagaactgaacagtAAAGACTCTTTCACTTTATAAGGTAACATTTGAAGGTTCTAGTGCTTAGGCCTTGATATATttgggtggacttccctggtggcttagatggtaaagcatctgcctacaatgtgggagaccggggttcaatccctgggttgcaaagatctcctggagaagcaatggcaacccactccagtactcttgcctggagtatcccatggacggaggagcctggtgggctacagtccatggggtcgcaaggagtcagacacgactgagcgacttcactttcactttcattcagtctcctgctgctgctgctgctgctgctgctgcattgcttcagtcgtgtccgactctgtgcaaccccagagagggcagcccaccaggctcccccatccccgagattctccaggcaagaacattggagtgggttgccatttccttctccaatgcatgaaagtgaaaagtgaaagtgaagtcgctcagtcgtgtccgactctttgagaccccatgaactacagcctaccaagctcctccatccatgggagtctccaggcaagagtactggagtgggtcgccattgccttctccaacagagtccaaaatcTTTGCAAACAATTTCAGGAAGATCATGGACCCCAGGAAGAATATCTGCTCTGTTGTTGCATGTCAGCATAAGTATGCTGTGAACATATAcactggaagttcagttcagtcatgtctgactctttgcaaccccatggactgcagcatgccaggcttccctgtctttcaccatctgctggagcttgcttaaaggcaagtccattgagtcagtgatgccatccaaccatctcatcctctgttgtccccttctcctcctgacttctatctttcccagcatcagagtcttttccaatgatatggctgttcacatcaggtggccaaagtattggagcttcagcttcagcatcagtccttccagagataTGTTGGAAGCAGGTCTATTATTCACCATCCTCTTGACACCTCCGAATCAAATACAGTGCTTTTTTACCCctaaaaagtagaaatagagatacagatgtacagaacaaatGGATGGACACCAAGGCGGGATAGGAGGGGccatgaactgggagattgggattgacatatatacactactatggagaaggcaatggcaccccactccagtactcttgcctggaaaatcccattgacggaggagcctggtaggctgcagtccatggggtcgctaggagtcagacacgactgaagtgacttagcagtagcagcagcatgtataaaatagacaactgatGAGAtcctgctgtgtaacacagggaactctgctcaatactctggtGATgaagaggtgatatatgtataactgattcactctgctgtacagcagaaactaacatagcatcGTATAGAAACTAAacgccaattaaaaaaatacaaaaccccCCAACTCTAGCCCTAGTAAGTCAGAATCTCCCACAGGccaggcccaggaatctgcatttccaaCAAGCACCCCAAAATGATTGAGGCAGCCAGCCTTGCACACATCCTTTAGTGAGTATTGGTTAAAGAGTCTGAGGGCCCAAGTCCCCTCACTGTTAAATGGACGCAGTACTGCCACCTCcttcacagttaaaaaaaaaaagtctgtgcaAATTATTTGCACAAAGAAAACGCTAACGCTTTTATTTTCCACTCCCCCAATACAAAGGTGAAGAACTTTTATTGCTTATTTGATTTGGATTCCGCCTCATGTTTAATGCACCTGGCTCCAAGACCCAAAGTTGAGccggaagagagagggagaagggaagacTCGAGAAAACTCCTCCAGTTCCCACAACCAAGTCGCACTTGACCTCACGGGGACCTGCTGCTTATCGCCACCCTCCACCGCGGGCGCACGTTTGTATCCCGCCCTAGGCTGCGCGGCAAGCCCGCCCCCGCGCCCCGTTGATTGGCCGCGCCCGTCACGCTCTTTTGTCTCCGTTAGCTGAGGATAAAAGCTGCCGCAGCTGCCGTGGGAACCGTGCTGTCTCGACTCGGCTACCAGTCTCAGGGCGGCAGTGCGAAGCAGCTTCATCGGGTGGTCCCGGCTAGCTCAGCGGCTGAGGAGGCGCCCATCCTTTTCCCCTGTAGGGCCGCGGAGACCGAAGGCGGAGACGCAGCTGTCGACACCAGAGCGTCCGCTGCCCACCAGCCCAACACAGGTGAAGAAAGGGGGGCAAGATTGCCCCGCGcggagagaggagggggaagcCCTACCAGGACTGGCGGCTCCCAGTTTAGGGAATCGAGGGTTGCGCGGCAGGGGAAGGAGCCCTCCCGCGGCCTTGCTGCGCTGAGGGAGGAGGTGGGGTTCCACTGGATGCTGCCGAATGGGTAGGATTTGCCTGGACTGAGAAAGGGGGCGTTTTAAGGGGGAGGTGGCAAAGGGCGCGTTTGGGAGGTGGGAGAATCGCAAACTGTCTTCCTTGAACCCCCTTTGCATCTCCTCATCCCTTCCGGCGGGAGGAATATGTGGATGTGCGTCTCCAACTTCGATGTTCTTTCTCGGTGGCAGGCCATCAGAGCCAAAGCTGAACTTGAATTCTGTGCGGCTGATTACAGAGCTGGTAGGACGACGATTTCCCCGGGGGAAATGGAATGGGGGGCCTTCTTTGGCTTGTATTcagaaggtgggagaaggagttTTCCACCTGGCTACTGCGGAGGCGGGTgaagggtggggggcggggaggaggaagCGGGATGAGGAATGAGGCTGTTTCTgacccttcccctccctgccatGCCCTCTGCGGCGGCGCAGTCTTGACTCCCTGAGGTCCCGGATCGGCGACCCTCGGTGGACAACGATCGGTTGAAGCCCAGAGGCGAGCTTTCCCACGGAGGCCACAGGTTGCAGAAGCTGGAAGTAAAATAAAGGCGCGCACTTGCTCCTGAGCTCCTGTAAGAATCTGAGAAAtagcggggcggggtggggggtggacttTAAGAAGGGGGTGTGGTTGAGACCGGAGACCAAGAGGTTAATGAGATCTTATTTATTCCCCCAAAGCTGTGACCGCAGTGCTCTATTTTGAGAGCGCACTATCCTCTCCATACACTATTACACTTAGAAGCAACAGTTGCCGTCCCTCTTGAAGGAACGGAGGGAAGGGATAGAAGTGGCTGTAAAAAGCATCCCGCTAACAGGAGACACCGGCTGGCTCCGTGAGGTTGTAATTAATTGCCAGTCTCCTGGGGGATATTTTTAGGGTAGTGGGCAGATATAAAATGTACTGTAGGATATTcaggaagggaaaaaataacCCCTGCTCccgttttttgttttgtttcgtttgtttcttttttacagtTCCTACTGAGATTAGGAGGACGACAGAACCCCCCAGCACGCCTGCAGATTAGGCTTTTTGTAAAAGCCTGAGCATCTTGTTAACATTTAGAGACCCAGTCATCGTCCGTCATGACTAGCATCATTGCGCGCGTGGGTAACAGCCGGCGGCAGAACGCATCCTTGCCATCTTGGGCCCATTCTATGCTAAGGTCTCTGGAGAGGAGTCTTGGTCCTCTAATGGCCATCCTGGCAGAGAGAAACCTGAAATTGTTCTCGGGGAGGGTGGTGCCAGCCCAGGGGGAAGAAACTTTTGAGAACTGGCTGATCCAAGTCAATCAGGTCTTGCCAGATTGGAATATGTCTGAAGAGGAAAAGCTCAGGCGCTTGATTAAAACCCTGAGGGGCCCCGCGCGGGAGGTGATGCTTTTGCTGCAGGCGGCCAACCCCAACCTCAGCGTGGCAGATTTCTTGCACGCCATGAAATTGGTGTTTGGGGAGTCTGAAAGCAGTGTGACTGCTCATAGTAAATTTTTTAACACCCTGCAGGCGCAAGGGGAGAAAGCCTCCCTTTATGTGATCCGTTTAGAGGTGCAGCTCCAGAATGCTATTCAGGCAGGCATCATAGCTCAGAAAGATGCCAACCAGTCTCGCCTGCACCAGTTCCTTTTAGGGGCCGAGCTGAATGGGGACCTGCGCTTCAGGCTGAAGAATCTTCTCAGGATGTATGCAAATGAGCAGGAGCGTCTCCCCAGTTTCCTGGAGTTAATCAGGATGATCAGGGAGGAAGAGGATTGGGATGACACTTTCATTAAACAGAAGCGGGCCAAGAGATCTGAGTCAGTAGTGGCAAGGGCAACTAGCCCAGTGGCATTTGGGGGCTCCCCACGCATAGTGATTGATAATAAAGACTGTAATGTGATCGAGATAGATGATACCCCCGATGACTCAGATGAGGATGTGATCCTGGTGGGGGAATCTCAGGACCTTCCACTTTCATTCTCGGATTCTTCTCCCCCCAGACGCAGGGCCAGACCTCAGGATCAAGTGCTAATCATTGATTCCCCCAACAATTCCCAGCTTCCATCTCCTTGCACCAGTGGGGGTTCTGGGTATAAGAATGATGGTCCTGGGCATATGCGTAGAACCAGGAAGCGAAAACACACAATTCGTTGTTCATATTGTGGTGAAGAGGGCCACTCAAAGGAAACCTGTGACAATGAGAGCAACAAGGCCCAGATATTTGAAAATCTGATCATTACCCTGCAGGAGCTGGCACATACCGAGGAGAGGTCAAGAGAGGCCCCTGTTGAACCCAGCGACCCTTTTGAGCAGTGAGGTGCTAGCCCCCAGCTTTAAGTGAACcctaacctatatgcagagtccaGCAATGGGAAAAATGAGGGGGAGGATGCTTCTAATCACATAATCCACAAAGCAGCTTTCTTTGGGGATGGAGGATGAATATTGGTATAGTGGGGGGAGATGGCCTGACCTCCATCCTTGCTACTAATCCCCTGCTGCCTGAGGGTCTACCCTCTGCGTTGCACCCCTTTCCTTGATGCCTTTATTCTCTGTGAAAATGATAtaatttattgttaaatattaaaacaataaagataAGTGCAAAATGTACAAATTACCCCAAAACCTCCAACCCTTAAATAATCATTGTCAACCCTTTGATGAATGTCCTTCTAGGTAGTTCCCTTTACCTATGTATCCTATGTATAGATAAGAGTAAGCAAATATAAGTGTTGTTCTAAAGTCTGTATTTTTTCAGCAAATAATATATGTTGTGAGCTTCTTTCTATATCAATAAATAAACAGCAGCAGCTAGCTTACTGTCTGTGTATTATTTTAGGGAGaagtaaaggaaaaaggaataagaaaaatacagtaaaaagctATAAAGAGTGGGGTTATACACTGAGGTGGGGTTTTGATTAActtcactttgcagatgaggaaaagggaagaagaaatgggCTGAAATCTTCCCCAGAGGTAAATGGACAGAGCCCCTTACCACAGCTGACCTGTCCCTTAGGTCACAGAGCCAAACTGTGGCACCCACTAGTTGACAACGTTCTAAGGCTTTCTTCTCTAAGGTATCCAGAAGATTCTGACAGTGGGGGAGGCTGGTGCTGAGGTAATAGCCCAAACGAAGGATACCAGGGGTCCATTCCTGATTACTTTGGGGAGGGGCAGCTCTCCCTGCTCTGGATGGGTTTCTGACATCGCTGTTGCCATGGCTTCACCCCATCCAGGTTACAATGGGGAATCTCTCCTGTGAGCTGATGCggcccctaccccaccccactcccccagttaaggaaggagagagaggctaCTGGTGGGAGCCAGCACCGGGGGGCTCAGCCCCCAGAAGCCCTGAAGTTACATGTTAGAGGACACTGGCAGCCCAATGACTTCAAGGCAACCCCTCTCAATCCCGCAACTGAGAATAGGTGGGCAGGGATGAGAAGCAATATAGTTGCCCATACACATGGCAATCAGGAAGCCTTCCACATTATTTTAGTGGAGTGGTGGACattcctgggctggggagaagaAGCAGGGCAGCGAGGGGTTGGGGGGAACACCTTCCCAGGAACCTGCCCTGTCCCTTCTCCCAATCTCATATTGGAGATATTGGAGGGTGGTAAAAGAGGACATGTCTGACCTCAGACCCCGAGGTCCTTACGTTTCTTGTAGGTGTATAAATACCTACCTCTGTGAGCAGCACAGGGCTGGGAGCACGGGAGTGGGGAGGACTGCATTTAAGACAGGGGGCAGAGTGAAGAAATGGGCACACCTGAGGACCTGAAGGAGCTGGTGTACAGGAAGTCGGTGCTCCTCAGAGTTGAGAGGAGGGAGCCCAgtggctggagagggtgtg
The nucleotide sequence above comes from Capricornis sumatraensis isolate serow.1 chromosome X, serow.2, whole genome shotgun sequence. Encoded proteins:
- the ZCCHC12 gene encoding zinc finger CCHC domain-containing protein 12, which codes for MTSIIARVGNSRRQNASLPSWAHSMLRSLERSLGPLMAILAERNLKLFSGRVVPAQGEETFENWLIQVNQVLPDWNMSEEEKLRRLIKTLRGPAREVMLLLQAANPNLSVADFLHAMKLVFGESESSVTAHSKFFNTLQAQGEKASLYVIRLEVQLQNAIQAGIIAQKDANQSRLHQFLLGAELNGDLRFRLKNLLRMYANEQERLPSFLELIRMIREEEDWDDTFIKQKRAKRSESVVARATSPVAFGGSPRIVIDNKDCNVIEIDDTPDDSDEDVILVGESQDLPLSFSDSSPPRRRARPQDQVLIIDSPNNSQLPSPCTSGGSGYKNDGPGHMRRTRKRKHTIRCSYCGEEGHSKETCDNESNKAQIFENLIITLQELAHTEERSREAPVEPSDPFEQ